In Saccharicrinis fermentans DSM 9555 = JCM 21142, a genomic segment contains:
- the arsC gene encoding arsenate reductase (glutaredoxin) (This arsenate reductase requires both glutathione and glutaredoxin to convert arsenate to arsenite, after which the efflux transporter formed by ArsA and ArsB can extrude the arsenite from the cell, providing resistance.): MITMLHNPRCSKSRMGLEYLKEKGITPIIVKYLDTPLNYEELKQILQKLDMKPLELIRTNEDYFKKEIKGKDFSDEELIHAMVEHPKLIERPIVINGSKAVVGRPTEKIEEVI, encoded by the coding sequence ATGATAACAATGCTTCATAACCCTCGGTGTTCCAAAAGTCGTATGGGACTGGAATACCTAAAAGAAAAAGGCATTACGCCCATCATAGTAAAATACCTTGACACACCCTTAAACTACGAAGAGCTAAAACAGATATTGCAAAAGCTCGATATGAAACCTCTGGAACTAATCAGAACCAATGAAGATTATTTCAAGAAAGAGATCAAGGGGAAAGACTTTTCTGACGAAGAGTTGATTCATGCCATGGTTGAACATCCTAAACTCATAGAACGCCCTATTGTCATCAATGGCTCCAAAGCTGTTGTAGGCAGACCCACCGAAAAGATAGAAGAAGTAATATAA
- a CDS encoding galactose-binding domain-containing protein produces MKHSTLFFFFLIVVFSINAQSTIYTNDMDYVLGDVKQAFISDQITTETQADNLIEGMKNLGVNGIRIPIYAEGLNPNKEMFDYFYNKAVDEGFLIFANPAQSSGGHRIANGILNGDMVSVLDDEEATNTLINRIKDFAAEYPCKWINPFNEDGRPDVAWSTAQMNTIYASLYNNVNGAELIGPCVWGIPASIDVFNNTDISDYITVAATHNLGFNHSSWPTFIAAAEAKNLPVWDSEVNHNDAKGNGTRLEKALEYEVDGLVLYNIWNTISLTDGSISTAGDEIMSMCLKNYTKGVNLALNGVATQSTTGANSPASLAIDGNTNGNWGSGSVTVAFVDTDGSNPWWQVDLGSNQVIGDIKIYNRTDDCCQTRLSDFTVSVMNSEGVITHSETFTSYPDFAVTTKAENVSGRFVRVQMNNETTLNLAEVEVYQGDISNDIYSAKKGAENMIYPNPASNYFVVKEVRGATCEVYNSLGSLVLRHSVETDEWTVNVSKLNPGIYIVRINYNGQVSNHKVMIQ; encoded by the coding sequence ATGAAACATTCTACATTATTCTTTTTCTTTTTAATAGTTGTTTTTTCTATTAATGCACAAAGTACTATTTATACCAATGACATGGATTATGTGTTGGGAGATGTAAAGCAGGCTTTTATTTCTGATCAAATTACCACAGAAACGCAAGCCGACAATCTCATTGAAGGGATGAAGAATTTGGGTGTAAATGGGATACGTATTCCTATTTATGCCGAAGGGCTGAATCCCAACAAAGAGATGTTTGATTACTTTTATAACAAAGCGGTTGATGAAGGTTTCCTTATTTTTGCAAACCCAGCTCAGTCGAGTGGAGGCCATCGTATTGCCAATGGCATTTTAAATGGAGATATGGTTTCTGTTTTGGATGATGAAGAAGCCACCAATACGCTTATTAATAGAATCAAGGATTTTGCCGCAGAATATCCTTGTAAATGGATTAATCCATTTAACGAAGATGGTAGGCCTGATGTAGCTTGGAGTACAGCTCAGATGAATACGATCTATGCCTCTCTTTATAATAATGTTAATGGAGCTGAGCTCATAGGGCCTTGTGTTTGGGGTATTCCAGCAAGTATAGATGTTTTTAATAATACGGATATAAGTGATTATATTACGGTGGCTGCTACGCATAATTTGGGTTTTAATCATAGCTCCTGGCCCACTTTTATTGCTGCGGCTGAAGCCAAGAATTTGCCGGTATGGGATTCCGAAGTAAACCATAATGATGCCAAAGGGAATGGTACGCGTTTAGAAAAAGCTCTGGAGTATGAAGTGGATGGGTTGGTTTTGTATAATATATGGAATACAATTAGTTTGACCGATGGTTCCATCAGTACAGCTGGTGACGAAATAATGTCCATGTGTTTGAAAAATTATACAAAAGGAGTGAATCTGGCGCTCAACGGAGTGGCTACACAATCAACTACAGGAGCTAACTCTCCTGCCTCGTTGGCTATTGATGGGAATACAAATGGTAATTGGGGAAGTGGATCTGTTACTGTTGCCTTTGTGGATACGGATGGTTCCAACCCTTGGTGGCAAGTGGATCTGGGCTCAAACCAAGTCATTGGTGATATTAAAATATATAATCGCACTGATGATTGTTGCCAGACCAGATTGTCAGATTTTACGGTTTCTGTTATGAATAGTGAAGGTGTCATTACCCATAGCGAAACTTTTACATCTTATCCTGATTTTGCGGTGACAACAAAGGCGGAGAATGTGTCTGGGCGTTTCGTAAGAGTGCAGATGAATAACGAAACGACTTTAAATTTAGCTGAGGTTGAAGTTTATCAGGGTGATATAAGTAATGATATTTATTCGGCTAAAAAAGGGGCTGAAAATATGATTTATCCGAATCCAGCATCCAACTATTTTGTTGTAAAAGAAGTGAGAGGAGCTACCTGTGAAGTTTATAATAGTTTAGGAAGTCTGGTGCTTCGTCATTCCGTTGAAACGGATGAATGGACAGTAAATGTGAGCAAGCTAAATCCAGGAATTTATATTGTAAGAATTAATTATAATGGACAGGTCTCAAATCATAAAGTAATGATACAATAG